Proteins co-encoded in one Daphnia carinata strain CSIRO-1 chromosome 3, CSIRO_AGI_Dcar_HiC_V3, whole genome shotgun sequence genomic window:
- the LOC130693183 gene encoding uncharacterized protein LOC130693183, which produces MATWRSITILMVWRRMLVMSFLNIIGLFLIKRFVMDNEPHHKMTKKKVLYNLMEETPNMPRYVKDCTIEYANEHKLQQDHLCLLDIIRRQYLNKPSPADVPLYLDYPNIKDQSAGQVTAILRLLRNLTKDFFIESGAADGESFSNSLFLERYMNWTGLLIELEPKSYGNLAKRNRKSWTLPNCLSLEKYPTEASFDKTEITGKIIGSKVSQSELAKGKLTNVQCLPLYSILLAHG; this is translated from the exons ATGGCGACCTGGCG GAGCATTACAATATTAATGGTCTGGCGTCGTATGCTTGTAATGTCATTTCTCAACATAATTGGGTTGTTTCTGATCAAACGGTTCGTGATGGATAACGAGCCCCATCACaaaatgacgaagaagaaggttCTTTACAACTTGATGGAAGAGACGCCAAATATGCCCAGATACGTCAAAGACTGCACAATCG AATATGCAAATGAACACAAATTACAGCAAGATCATCTGTGCCTGTTGGATATTATTCGGCGTCAGTATCTTAATAAACCATCACCTGCTGACGTGCCACTCTACCTGGACTACCCGAACATTAAAGATCAGTCCGCTGGTCAAGTGACGGCCATCCTACGTTTACTAAGGAATCTA ACAAAAGACTTTTTCATCGAGAGTGGAGCAGCTGATGGTGAATCGTTTTCCAATTCGCTTTTCCTTGAACGCTATATGAACTGGACTGGATTGCTGATCGAGCTTGAACCGAAATCTTATGGCAACCTGGCCAAACGCAATCGCAAATCGTGGACACTGCCGAATTGCCTCAGTTTAGAAAAATACCCAACCGAA gCATCCTTTGATAAAACTGAAATTACAGGCAAAATTATTGGCAGTAAAGTTTCGCAATCTGAGTTGGCTAAAGGCAAATTGACTAACGTCCAGTGTTTGCCACTCTATTCCATTTTGCTGGCCCACGGCTAG
- the LOC130693182 gene encoding collagen alpha-1(I) chain-like, producing MSSKDEGFDANLFINFFVGAVGPPGEPGSPGPSGSPGSPGPTGTPGVTGAPGLRGDVGPTGAPGAIGSTGAPGPTGDPGPTGAPRPPGDPGPTGTPGVTGDPGPTGAPGPTGAPGPTGAPGPIGDPGPIGAPGPTGAPGPTGAPGATGTPRPTGAPGPTGAPGPTGAPEPTGDPGPTGVPGPTGAPGPAGTPGNANYPGPGGRRRRHRP from the coding sequence ATGTCATCGAAAGATGAAGGTTTCGATGCCaatttatttataaatttCTTTGTAGGTGCTGTCGGACCTCCTGGAGAACCTGGTTCTCCTGGTCCTTCGGGTTCCCCTGGTTCTCCGGGTCCTACTGGTACACCAGGTGTGACCGGAGCTCCTGGCCTCAGAGGAGACGTCGGACCAACTGGAGCACCCGGAGCTATTGGTTCTACTGGGGCTCCCGGACCTACAGGTGACCCAGGGCCTACAGGTGCTCCCAGACCTCCAGGTGATCCTGGGCCTACAGGCACTCCTGGAGTTACGGGTGACCCCGGACCTACAGGTGCTCCCGGACCTACAGGTGCTCCCGGGCCCACAGGCGCTCCCGGACCTATAGGCGATCCCGGACCTATAGGCGCTCCCGGACCTACAGGCGCTCCCGGACCTACAGGCGCTCCCGGGGCTACTGGTACTCCCAGACCAACAGGTGCTCCCGGACCAACAGGCGCTCCCGGACCTACAGGTGCTCCTGAACCTACTGGCGATCCTGGACCTACAGGCGTTCCCGGACCTACTGGTGCTCCCGGACCGGCAGGCACTCCCGGAAATGCAAACTATCCTGGTCCTGGCGGTCGTCGCAGGCGCCATAGACCTTAA
- the LOC130693181 gene encoding collagen alpha-1(I) chain-like, with product MLLYSSLVFYCCIISVAVWGRRSFHKEVSEPFSPKTSTYWHSLLHYFAANNVYFGRHPARKHVQEPYVFNSNDGSVPRYGGWRAKHAQSFNQQDQPEETMYAAFEGLGEDAEYLNQNIPFDGAIEPYPQFHLEDYRSHPSFLNLLAQAHKGNLYPQGPYVSPSEIIFGKQTGLRRPGRPYGRPRPPCQNGRPGPPGPSGPTGRKGDAGATGQTGPAGPKGDPGRDGLDGNDGADGANGADGATGPAGPSGPKGATGDMGPTGPTGQTGGIGPIGPTGPKGDDGGNGLDGKDGKDGLTGPTGPTGPNGATGPTGPAGPTGPTGPIGPLGPPGPPGPPGPPGSGNPGSPFVPHLSASFYGGHPYSYVEKRQNGPLLSLIMQLQAQVGALMSQFASQGLDQLRGPPGPPGPPGPTGPPGTCTNGSPCPPGPPGPRGPPGPTGPTGQTGPIGPSGTDGVDGQIGPDGPEGPEGPMGPPGNDGTDGAMGPEGPMGPEGPAGSKGDAGDPGPRGPDGAIGPSGEAGQAGPQGDKGDKGDKGDTGSAGQAGTAGEQGSPGNDGRDGADGATGPAGDKGAKGDTGSIGPIGPIGPLGPIGPIGPIGPIGPNGPAGPGGSAGPAGPIGPIGPSGSIGPTGPIGPIGPPGPPGPPGPASNAGGQGGGVGR from the exons ATGTTGCTTTATTCCTCTTTGGTTTTCTACTGCTGCATCATCTCCGTGGCCGTTTGGGGCAGGAGATCTTTCCATAAAGAAGTCAGTGAGCCTTTTTCCCCCAAAACGTCTACATATTGGCATTCTTTGTTGCACTATTTCGCTGCCAACAATGTCTACTTCGGTCGCCATCCGGCAAGAAAGCACGTGCAAG AGCCTTACGTTTTTAATTCCAATGACGGCTCCGTACCGCGTTATGGTGGCTGGCGAGCAAAGCACGCCCAGTCATTTAATCAGCAAGATCAACCAGAAGAAACCATGTATGCAGCCTTCGAAGGATTGGGCGAAGATGCAGAGTACCTGAATCAAAATATACCCTTTG ACGGGGCTATCGAACCCTATCCGCAATTTCATTTAGAAGACTATCGAAGCCACCCATCATTCTTAAACCTACTTGCGCAAGCGCATAAAGGAAATCTTTATCCTCAAGGGCCATACGTATCTCCTTcagaaattatttttggaaagcAAACAGGACTCCGAAGACCAGGAAGACCATACG GACGACCCCGTCCGCCCTGTCAAAATGGAAGGCCTGGTCCGCCTGGCCCATCAGGTCCAACTGGTCGTAAAGGAGACGCGGGAGCAACTGGCCAAACTGGCCCAGCTGGCCCCAAAGGAGACCCGGGGCGCGACGGACTTGACGGCAATGATGGTGCTGACGGCGCCAATGGTGCTGATGGAGCCACTGGCCCAGCTGGTCCTTCAGGCCCCAAAGGTGCGACGGGTGACATGGGACCCACGGGTCCAACAGGACAAACTGGGGGGATTGGACCTATAGGTCCTACTGGGCCAAAAGGCGATGACGGTGGTAATGGTCTTGATGGTAAAGACGGTAAAGATGGTCTTACTGGTCCTACTGGTCCTACTGGACCTAATGGCGCTACTGGCCCTACTGGTCCTGCTGGTCCTACTGGCCCTACTGGCCCTATTGGTCCTCTTGGTCCTCCCGGCCCTCCCGGCCCACCCGGCCCACCTGGTTCTGGTAATCCTG GGAGTCCTTTTGTTCCTCATCTATCCGCATCGTTTTACGGGGGTCATCCATATTCTTACGTGGAAAAGCGCCAAAATGGGCCACTCCTATCTCTAATCATGCAACTACAAGCGCAAGTTGGTGCACTGATGAGCCAGTTTGCTAGTCAAGGACTGGACCAATTGCGAG GTCCGCCAGGTCCACCTGGACCACCTGGTCCTACAGGACCACCAGGGACATGCACAAATGGATCACCCTGTCCGCCTGGTCCACCAGGTCCTAGAGGACCACCCGGACCAACAGGACCAACAGGACAAACCGGCCCAATCGGACCTTCTGGAACAGACGGCGTAGACGGACAAATCGGCCCAGATGGACCAGAGGGACCCGAAGGACCAATGGGTCCGCCTGGTAATGATGGTACTGATGGAGCAATGGGCCCAGAGGGCCCTATGGGCCCAGAAGGCCCCGCTGGCTCCAAAGGCGACGCCGGAGATCCTGGACCACGCGGTCCTGACGGTGCCATAGGGCCATCTGGAGAGGCTGGCCAAGCTGGCCCACAAGGTGATAAAGGTGACAAAGGAGACAAGGGAGATACAGGTTCAGCTGGCCAAGCCGGAACGGCAGGTGAGCAAGGATCACCCGGCAATGATGGTAGGGATGGTGCGGATGGTGCGACTGGTCCTGCTGGAGATAAAGGAGCAAAAGGTGATACTGGTTCTATCGGTCCTATTGGTCCTATTGGCCCTCTTGGTCCTATCGGTCCTATTGGTCCTATTGGCCCTATTGGCCCTAACGGCCCCGCCGGTCCTGGCGGCTCTGCTGGTCCTGCTGGTCCTATTGGCCCTATTGGCCCTAGCGGTTCTATTGGGCCAACTGGTCCTATCGGCCCTATCGGCCCTCCCGGCCCTCCTGGCCCTCCTGGGCCAGCGTCAAATGCTGGCGGGCAAGGAGGTGGAGTTGGGCGCTGA
- the LOC130693449 gene encoding protein Star-like has translation MTFISFRGIRIFVARRKSSILLCIGLFFFFFLIHENKGGKSSNTKTTKYNLLEETKQSQHVKECTLEYANTHRLQQDHPCVLDLIRQRYLKKPWGPEVPLDLHNPQTADPSAGQAKAVMRILRNQRNGFFVECGASDGEFLSNTLYMERYKNWTGLLIEPDRGSYDSLLTRKRKATHVPACLSLETYPTEVSFKSVFQVGSIQEKSSWFGNDQLITVQCFPFYSFLLAYGRTSVDFFSLDIEGHELKVLKTIPWHKVDIKTIVVEWEHVDEGEEAIVKFMEESGFVNFGKIATPYARDIVFVKDFLSDLRYDYDD, from the exons ATGACGTTCATCAG CTTCAGAGGAATTCGGATTTTTGTGGCTCGTCGAAAATCATCTATTTTATTATGCATTggactatttttctttttctttttgattcacGAAAATAAAGGCGGAAAATCTTCAAATACTAAAACAACCAAGTACAATTTACTGGAAGAGACCAAACAATCTCAACACGTCAAAGAATGCACcctag AATATGCCAACACCCATCGGTTGCAACAAGATCATCCATGTGTACTAGATCTCATTCGACAGCGATATTTGAAAAAACCCTGGGGACCAGAAGTCCCACTAGATTTACACAATCCACAAACAGCCGATCCATCTGCTGGTCAAGCCAAAGCAGTTATGAGAATATTACGCAACCAAAGGAATGGCTTCTTTGTGGAATGTGGTGCCTCAGATGGGGAATTCTTGTCAAATACGCTTTACATGGAACGATACAAAAATTGGACAGGACTTTTGATCGAACCGGACCGTGGATCGTACGATTCTCTGTTGACccgtaaaagaaaagcaacGCATGTTCCTGCTTGTCTCAGTTTGGAAACTTACCCTACTGAA GTCTCTTTCAAATCAGTTTTCCAAGTTGGAAGCATCCAAGAAAAGTCTTCCTGGTTTGGAAACGATCAACTAATAACAGTACAATGTTTTCCATTCTATTCGTTTCTTCTAGCCTATGGGCGGACTTCTGTGGATTTTTTCAGCCTCGATATCGAAGGCCATGAGCTTAAAGTACTTAAAACGATACCCTGGCACAAAGTTGATATTAAG ACGATAGTGGTTGAGTGGGAACACGTAGACGAAGGCGAGGAAGCTATAGTGAAATTCATGGAAGAAAGTGGGTTTGTCAATTTTGGCAAGATTGCAACACCATATGCCCGTGACATTGTTTTCGTGAAAGACTTCCTGAG TGATTTGCGATACGACTATGACGACTGA
- the LOC130693446 gene encoding pro-resilin-like: protein MFLKAFIILSILFCLATAARITPIAPASEFKRDHFSLESFGHGKHHSHALKTIRSPFGSSNKAVERSFPENGLDSAGPGAPAYGSVGGAGFGSPVGNFNGPTGQTNLGAAVVHPGSFGGQQSAFGGPSAFGVQSASFAGQPGSFGGQYPSFGGQPGSPVGQPGPFGGHPNSFGSHSGLSGGQAGSYGGAQGAAPGYSGAAQGGYGGNSGAGMPYQFQYSVNEYGNNFGHSQLSDGNQVSGRYYVQLPDGRLQTVDFKADPLNGYTADVQYQGQAQYPSNEGSYALGLGNGGGIGGGSVGQLPLAFHDQGNHGSGLPGSSGSYTDSGAFSAKPY, encoded by the exons ATGTTTCTCAAG GCTTTTATTATCCTTTCTATCCTTTTCTGCTTGGCAACGGCTGCTAGGATTACCCCAATTGCTCCTGCAAGCGAATTCAAGCGTGACCATTTCAGTTTGGAGTCTTTCGGCCATGGCAAGCATCATTCACATGCGTTAAAAACGATTCGATCCCCTTTCGGTTCTTCAAACAAAGCCGTTGAAAGATCATTTCCTGAGAATGGATTGGATTCAGCTGGACCAGGTGCTCCTGCATACGGTAGTGTTGGAGGAGCTGGATTTGGTTCCCCTGTGGGCAATTTCAATGGGCCAACGGGCCAAACTAATCTAGGCGCAGCCGTTGTACACCCGGGATCATTTGGTGGGCAGCAAAGTGCCTTTGGAGGACCATCTGCATTTGGAGTACAGTCCGCTTCGTTTGCTGGGCAGCCTGGTTCGTTTGGAGGCCAATATCCATCTTTCGGAGGCCAACCTGGATCTCCCGTTGGTCAACCAGGACCCTTTGGTGGTCATCCGAACTCGTTTGGTAGTCACTCTGGTTTGTCTGGTGGCCAAGCTGGATCCTACGGTGGAGCGCAAGGAGCAGCTCCAGGATACAGCGGTGCTGCTCAAGGCGGTTACGGTGGAAATTCT GGCGCAGGAATGCCCTATCAGTTTCAATATAGTGTCAACGAATACGGCAATAACTTTGGACACTCGCAATTGAGCGACGGTAACCAAGTCAGTGGACGCTATTACGTGCAGCTGCCGGATGGCCGACTTCAAACTGTGGACTTCAAGGCAGATCCATTGAACGGCTACACCGCCGACGTCCAATACCAAGGCCAAGCCCAATACCCAAGCAATGAAGGAAGCTACGCTCTAGGATTAGGAAACGGTGGTGGTATTGGCGGCGGGTCCGTTGGACAACTACCACTTGCTTTCCACGATCAAGGAAACCATGGAAGTGGTCTTCCTGGCTCGTCTGGAAGCTATACTGATTCCGGTGCTTTTAGCGCCAAACCATATTAA
- the LOC130693454 gene encoding mediator of RNA polymerase II transcription subunit 29-like, with amino-acid sequence MAMHMSGMSNQGAMMNMTPLQQQQLLQQQQQQQQQAPGNNNPQQMLQHQQQQPLVPTQQVAANPSMPNPTASHPTTEQQKLDHIAKVKTLLWPLKESLITSFKTAAQNFNQNGMIDFGTMKGTEANIPRFDKQLEDFYSICDQIELNLQAAIGCASQVSTSQRHVPSQVTVVRQEPVINQEIISYPNYVGVAKTQVAYVKDVIDTLNDAAQNLSND; translated from the exons ATGGCTATGCACATGTCTGGTATGTCAAATCAAGGAGCAATGATGAATATGACCCCGCTACAGCAGCAACAGCTTcttcagcagcagcagcaacaacaacagcaggcACCAGGAAATAATAATCCTCAACAAATGTTGCAgcatcagcaacagcaaccGTTAGTTCCAACCCAACAGGTAGCAGCAAATCCAAGTATGCCCAACCCAACTGCCTCCCATCCAACTactgaacaacaaaaacttgatCACATTGCCAAAGTCAAGACACTTCTCTGGCCACTCAAAGAGAGCTTAATA ACAAGTTTTAAGACAGCTGCCCAGAATTTTAATCAGAATGGCATGATAGATTTTGGAACAAT GAAAGGAACAGAAGCCAATATACCTCGCTTTGACAAACAGCTGGAGGACTTCTATTCTATTTGTGACCAAATTGAACTCAATCTTCAAGCTGCCATTGGGTGTGCCTCCCAGGTTAGCACCAGCCAACGGCATGTTCCATCACAAGTGACTGTAGTGAGACAAGAACCTGTCATCAATCAGGAAATCATTTCTTATCCCAATTATGTTGGAGTTGCCAAAACTCAAGTTGCTTATGTGAAAGATGTAATTGATACTCTAAATGATGCTGCTCAGAACCTCTCTAATGATTAA
- the LOC130693428 gene encoding conserved oligomeric Golgi complex subunit 6-like, with protein sequence MESITDKANPLAKKLAKIQDNQFENDKDTLEALKELSTFFNENSIRTRRNLRGEIEGRSLAINQDIFKAFHQVKEALDDVHSQVLFMNQSCKGMSSKLAAVKMRTHQLMSQMTSFQATSNQLSMEQMVASKMIESFQLTPAEMTELQSFDRAITAEFFTAFRKSKHIHQQCKLLLQSGHQTTVFEIMEQMASLQETALERLYRWTQNQCRNIDSPDSNILLTQAISCLQDRPVLLKYVVDEYCTVRRGLVARSFLDALTIGGPHGTPRPIELHAHDPARYVGDMLAWLHQMTPMEKENAQALLKGCDKSDISELVKGALANITEGVCRPLRLRLEQVISPDIGPAVLHTLSGLIRFYLNTIGEVVPNSALIETLNDVFDQCHHTFLTSLESHVQRLLERIQPPSQDLSPSLGVNQLLNLLRDVLSGGHIVDAKPSDVSEVVSRVLDPLLHLIEDTAGRLPRVDQAAYTLNCVYQIHSSLSLYEHVEERLENLQGLMENQLALLSNEQATSLIHSLGLGPVCALLQNQGDGELLSNIPGMDSSSLQSFLVKLDALLGAPDALQLAQWKLLISGSHRKTIQRRALDTVLSIYEQLYDAVHNPANCYENPSSIMPRTPQQVRHLLA encoded by the exons ATGGAATCAATTACAGACAAAGCCAATCCTTTAGCTAAAAAATTAGCAAAAATACAGGacaatcaatttgaaaatgataaa GACACCCTTGAAGCTTTAAAAGAGCTGTCaacatttttcaatgaaaacagTATTCGAACTCGTAGGAATCTCCGAGGAGAGATAGAAGGAAGAAGCCTAGCAATAAATCAG GATATCTTTAAAGCATTTCATCAAGTCAAAGAAG CTCTTGATGATGTGCATTCTCAAGTATTATTCATGAATCAGAGTTGTAAAGGAATGTCCTCTAAGCTTGCTGCTGTTAAAATGAGAACACATCAGCTTATGTCCCAAATGACCAGTTTTCAGGCAACTAG TAATCAGCTAAGTATGGAGCAGATGGTGGCCAGCAAAATGATTGAAAGCTTCCAGTTAACCCCTGCCGAAATGACTGAGCTACAGAGCTTTGATCGTGCGATCACAGCCGAATTCTTTACAGCATTTAGGAAGTCTAAGCATATACATCAGCAGTGTAAGCTACTTCTACAAAGCGGTCATCAAACTACGGTTTTTGAAATTATGGAACAAATGGCGTCCCTTCAAGAGACGGCACTTGAAAGACTTTACCGGTGGACGCAAAATCAATGTAGAAACATTGATTCACCTGATTCGAATATACTTTTGACGCAAGCCATTTCGTGCCTGCAAGACCGGCCCGTTTTGCTTAA ATATGTTGTTGATGAGTACTGTACTGTTCGCCGAGGATTGGTTGCACGGTCTTTTCTTGATGCTTTAACCATTGGCGGACCCCACGGAACACCTCGACCCATTGAGCTTCATGCTCATGATCCTGCAC GTTATGTGGGAGACATGCTCGCTTGGTTACACCAAATGACTCCaatggaaaaggaaaatgctcAAGCCCTCCTTAAAGGCTGTGACAAGTCGG aTATCAGCGAATTGGTAAAAGGTGCCTTAGCAAATATCACCGAAGGTGTTTGCCGTCCCTTACGGTTGCGGTTGGAACAAGTAATATCACCTGACATCGGCCCTGCTGTACTTCACACGTTATCAGGATTAATTCGATTCTATCTTAATACTATCGGAGAG GTTGTGCCAAACAGTGCATTAATTGAAACACTGAATGATGTATTCGATCAATGCCACCATACATTTTTAACCTCTTTGGAGTCCCATGTCCAAAGGCTCTTGGAACGAATTCAACCGCCCAGTCAAGATTTAAGTCCTTCTCTCGGGGTCAACCAACTGTTGAATTTATTACGGGACGTTCTTTCAGGAGGACATATAGTAGACGCGAAACCTTCTGACGTTTCTGAA GTGGTAAGCAGAGTATTGGATCCCTTGTTGCATTTGATAGAAGATACTGCCGGTCGACTTCCAAGGGTTGATCAAGCTGCCTACACGCTTAATTGCGTCTATCAGATTCACTCTTCGCTTTCGCTTTATGAACATGTCGAAGAACGTTTGGAGAATCTACAA GGGTTAATGGAGAACCAGTTAGCTCTTCTGAGCAATGAGCAGGCTACCAGCTTAATTCATAGTCTAGGATTAGGTCCAGTCTGTGCTCTTTTGCAAAATCAAGGTGACGGAGAATTGTTGTCCAATATTCCAGGCATGGACTCTTCTAGTTTACAGTCATTTCTG GTGAAACTAGATGCTCTGCTGGGTGCACCGGACGCTTTGCAACTGGCACAGTGGAAATTGTTGATCAGTGGCTCTCACAGGAAAACCATTCAACGACGAGCGCTAGACACCGTTCTATCAATTTATGAGCAACTATATGATGCTGTTCACAATCCCGCTAACTGTTATGAGAATCCATCTAGTATTATGCCACGGACACCTCAGCAAGTGAGACATCTACTTGCATGA
- the LOC130693418 gene encoding methionine--tRNA ligase, cytoplasmic-like has protein sequence MKLITRSNDFSGLKVLLTSEYLNIPIELEVTPSAEKTVLIVNEDCQLFSCNAAVWYLSCLSGQKKVNLQQDKWLDWESSTLHPEIQAFLNKQPQHLTTVLEHLDKATRNKFLIGNSLSAADIIIFCALIEICDCKFMANYPNVMKWFNNFYTSSQFKIAASKLDIKIKQTETDQCEEEEVAISLEDIEDAVKHWNERNITKPKPITHPVLPVEGERNVLITSALPYVNNFPHLGNIIGCVLSADVFARYCRLRNYNTLYICGTDEYGTATETKALEEGLTPQQICDKYFELHDGVYKWFDISFDHFGRTTTPNQTKIAQDIFLKLHRNNYLTEDTMEQLLCEHCKIFLADRFVEGTCPLCGYEDARGDQCDKCGKLVNAVELKSPRCKMCRHAPVIKTSKHLFLNLPLLEGKLTGWMDSVTAGWTHNARVIANSWVKEGLKPRCITRDLKWGTPVPLEGYTDKVFYVWFDAPIGYLSITACYTEEWERWWKNREQVVHYEFMAKDNVPFHSVVFPSSQLGTHDPYTLVNHLIATEYLNYEDGKFSKSRGVGVFGNNAQETGIPADVWRFYLLYVRPESQDSTFSWSDLMAKNNTELLNNLGNFANRALSFLEKNYDSCVPVMTLGQEEKMLLVRINRELKQYIALLENAKLRDAIRPIFNISRLGNQLMQAAQPWVLIKSTNEEEKAKADTVIGLCANIICQLSVMLLPYMPNLSAKLQEQLGVGPDVNHLIPEFTCRLPAGHRIGKPAPLFQKIEQVQIDELKKRFSGAQVGSASPGNPAVATPLAEASNILETPENLALKVAQQGDKVRQLKAAKAEKAIVTAAVAELLDLKKRLATAEELSTKQTNDTAAATIEKPAMTNSVENLTKQVAEQGDKVRGLKTAKADKASIDAAVAVLLDLKKQLALAEGKDPAESSGNATGKSKKKGQQK, from the exons atgaaactgattacACGTTCCAACGATTTCTCCGGCTTGAAAGTTTTACTGACATCGGAATACCTGAATATCCCTATCGAATTAGAAGTTACTCCGTCAGCTGAGAAAACCGTGCTCATCGTTAACGAAGACTGCCAACTCTTCTCGTGCAACGCTGCTGTGTGGTACTTATCTTGCCTAAGTGGTCAAAAAAAAGTCAATCTACAGCAAGACAAATGGCTAGACTGGGAAAGTTCAACGTTACATCCTGAAATTCAGgcatttttgaataaacaaccCCAACATCTCACCACTGTTTTGGAGCATCTTGACAAGGCTACTCGAAACAAATTCCTCATTGGT AACTCTCTGTCTGCAGCTGACATAATAATTTTCTGTGCTCTGATTGAGATTTGTGACTGCAAGTTCATGGCCAATTACCCAAATGTGATGAAGTGGTTCAATAATTTTTACACAAGTTCTCAATTCAAG ATTGCAGCCTCTAAATTGGACATCAAAATCAAGCAAACAGAAACGGATCAGTGTGAAGAG GAAGAAGTGGCCATCAGTCTAGAAGACATTGAAGATGCAGTCAAACACTGGAACGAACGCAACATCACCAAACCTAAGCCAATTACTCATCCTGT GTTACCGGTTGAAGGAGAGCGAAATGTTCTGATCACCAGTGCCCTGCCTTACGTCAACAATTTTCCTCATCTCGGCAACATTATCGGTTGCGTCCTCTCAGCTGATGTCTTTGCTCGCTACTGCCGATTGA GGAACTATAATACGCTGTACATTTGCGGGACGGACGAGTATGGCACTGCTACTGAAACTAAAGCATTGGAAGAAGGGCTGACACCTCAGCAAATTTGTGATAAATACTTCGAGCTCCATGATGGAGTTTACAAATGGTTTGATATCAGCTTTGACCATTTTGGACGTACTACTACACCTAATCAAACAAA GATTGCTCAGGATATCTTTCTGAAACTGCATCGTAACAATTATCTGACAGAGGATACCATGGAGCAGCTGTTGTGTGAGCATTGCAAAAT ATTTTTGGCTGATCGATTCGTGGAAGGTACTTGTCCCTTGTGTGGTTACGAGGATGCCAGAGGTGACCAATGCGACAAGTGCGGTAAGCTGGTTAATGCCGTTGAGCTTAAGTCACCAAGGTGCAAAATGTGTCGTCATGCTCCTGTGATCAAAACGTCCAAGCATCTCTTTCTCAATTTGCCTCTG CTTGAAGGCAAATTGACGGGCTGGATGGATAGTGTGACGGCCGGCTGGACTCATAACGCCCGTGTTATTGCCAATTCATGGGTCAAAGAAGGTCTGAAACCACGTTGCATTACCCGTGACTTGAAATGGGGCACCCCTGTTCCGCTTGAAGGATACACGGATAAG GTCTTTTACGTGTGGTTTGATGCCCCCATTGGCTACCTTAGCATCACTGCCTGCTACACGGAAGAATGGGAACGCTGGTGGAAAAATCGCGAACAGGTTGTCCATTACGAATTCATGGCCAAGGATAACGTTCCCTTCCACTCTGTTGTTTTCCCGTCTTCTCAGCTGGGAACTCACGATCCCTACACGCTCGTCAATCATCTGATTGCCACTG AGTATCTCAATTACGAGGATGGCAAGTTCTCAAAGAGTCGTGGAGTCGGTGTTTTTGGAAACAATGCCCAAGAAACTGGCATTCCAGCCGATGTCTGGCGATTTTACCTACTTTACGTACGTCCGGAATCACAGGACTCAACTTTCTCGTGGTCTGATTTGATGGCCAAGAACAACACCGAATTGCTCAATAATCTGGGAAACTTTGCTAATCG CGCATTGAGtttcttggaaaaaaattacgatTCTTGCGTTCCAGTCATGACGCTAGGACAAGAGGAAAAGATGTTGCTAGTCCGCATTAACCGCGAATTGAAGCAATATATCGCTCTATTGGAGAACGCTAAATTGCGTGATGCGATTAGACCCATCTTTAACATATCGCGTCTGGGCAATCAGTTGATGCAAGCCGCCCAGCCATGGGTGTTGATTAAGAGTACGAATGAAGAGGAAAAGGCAAAGGCGGACACAGTCATTGGGTTATGCGCCAACATAATTTGCCAGTTGTCGGTCATGCTACTCCCATACATGCCGAACCTGTCTGCGAAACTCCAGGAACAGCTCGGTGTCGGACCAGACGTCAACCATTTGATTCCAGAGTTTACGTGCCGTCTACCTGCTGGCCACCGAATCGGCAAGCCTGCTCCTTTATTCCAAAAAATAGAACAGGTCCAAATCGATGAATTAAAGAAGCGGTTCTCTGGCGCCCAAGTTGGATCTGCTTCTCCAGGGAATCCAGCCGTTGCCACTCCATTGGCAGAAGCCTCGAACATCCTTGAAACGCCTGAAAATCTGGCTCTGAAAGTGGCCCAGCAG GGTGACAAAGTGCGCCAATTGAAAGCTGCCAAGGCTGAGAAAGCTATTGTTACGGCTGCCGTAGCCGAACTGTTGGATCTGAAGAAAAGGTTGGCAACTGCGGAAGAGTTATCAACTAAGCAAACAAATGACACAGCTGCTGCAACGATCGAGAAGCCTGCAATGACAAATAGCGTTGAAAACCTTACCAAACAAGTTGCCGAACag GGAGACAAAGTTCGTGGTCTGAAAACCGCCAAAGCAGACAAAGCATCAATCGATGCAGCCGTGGCCGTTCTTCtggatttgaaaaaacaaCTTGCTCTAGCCGAAGGAAAAGATCCGGCTGAGAGCAGTGGCAATGCAACCGGTAAAAGCAAGAAGAAGGGACagcaaaaatag